From Palaemon carinicauda isolate YSFRI2023 chromosome 29, ASM3689809v2, whole genome shotgun sequence, one genomic window encodes:
- the LOC137622763 gene encoding uncharacterized protein, whose protein sequence is MEEQNKLLKEELRLSKEREERLLIENERLNWENAAMQKELRELKGTVERVEECVEMRMRENEERMEKRMEDMMGQVMGMMKTIMGEGAVGGVSSASGNGLVVKEKVKVGDNGKGSDSDSSNSDGDIEDKGIRHSKDEQKGERKDERKGKSDVKKEKKKYQADSKDDREWVKVVSKKKGKKGMVKDRNLSVEVDSLYSNEEEGNKGVDSDDSSENERDVCKTVFMREVPRCERFNEHSSRDVHDFFREYERYCQDKYGDSKRVWARELGEYLTGYLLTMYGVIMSVGDVDYESVKTRIIEQVKRMKGSVKYKRKNDFDEARMNAGEAISMYVCRLETLARKKYGDEGINENKELMRKFLATVPENVAEFINLKRKEKMRWTQERLTWDDILEIVEDYELDRCMKESKSVSVRTGMEESVIEFGSYKDAILRGPMRVADNVVDRSVRASNVGIPVRTNEGFRQGNWRNRDRSVSAHRGMSDSRVRDEKCYRCGKVGHKKNECRWALGACFGCGETGHRISDCKKEKVIKCYRCGMTGHVASGCRSNRMNVICGNCGKDGHYARMCKEPRSKCTECGADGHVARVCRKKGLSQPGCSGN, encoded by the coding sequence atggaagagcagaacaagttactgaaggaggaattgcggctgagtaaggagcgtgaggagaggttgctaatagagaatgagaggttgaactgggagaatgcggcgatgcagaaggagcttagggagttaaaggggacagtagagagagtggaagaatgtgttgagatgaggatgcgagagaatgaagaacgaatggagaaacgaatggaagatatgatggggcaagtcatggggatgatgaaaactataatgggtgaaggtgcagtcggaggagtgtcctccgcttcgggtaatgggttggtagtgaaagagaaggttaaggtaggtgataatgggaaaggaagtgatagtgatagtagtaatagtgatggtgatattgaagataagggaattaggcatagtaaggatgaacagaaaggggagaggaaagatgaaaggaaaggtaaaagtgatgtgaagaaagagaagaaaaagtatcaggctgatagcaaggacgatcgtgaatgggtgaaagtggtaagtaagaaaaagggtaagaagggaatggttaaggataggaatttaagtgtggaagtggattcattatattcgaatgaggaagaaggtaacaagggagtagacagtgatgatagcagtgagaatgaacgtgatgtgtgtaagactgtgtttatgagagaggtacctcggtgtgaaaggttcaatgagcatagcagtagggatgtacaTGATTTTTTcagggagtatgagaggtattgtcaggataagtatggtgatagtaaaagagtttgggctagggagttaggagaatatttgactgggtatttgttgacgatgtatggagtgataatgagtgtaggggacgttgattatgaaagtgtgaaaacgagaataattgagcaggtaaaacgtatgaaagggagtgttaagtataagcgtaagaatgattttgatgaagctcggatgaatgcaggagaagcgatatcaatgtacgtatgtaggttggaaactttagctaggaagaagtatggggatgaaggtataaatgagaataaggagttaatgaggaagtttttggctactgtacctgagaatgttgctgagtttattaatttgaaacggaaggagaaaatgaggtggacgcaagagagattgacatgggatgatattttagagatagttgaggattatgagttagatagatgtatgaaagaaagtaaatctgtaagtgtaagaactggaatggaagaaagtgtaatagaatttggtagttataaggacgcaattttgagaggaccaatgagggtagctgataatgtagtagataggagtgttagggcaagtaatgtgggaatacctgtaaggacaaatgaaggatttaggcagggtaattggcgtaatagggataggagtgtgagtgcacatcgaggtatgtcagatagccgtgtccgtgatgaaaagtgttataggtgtgggaaagtaggtcataagaagaatgaatgtagatgggcattaggagcatgtttcgggtgtggagagacagggcatcgtattagcgactgtaagaaagagaaagtgattaagtgttatcggtgtggtatgactgggcacgtagcaagtggatgtaggagtaatcgtatgaatgtgatttgtggtaattgtggtaaggatggtcattatgctagaatgtgcaaggagccgcggagtaagtgtactgaatgtggtgcagatgggcatgtagctagagtatgtaggaagaagggattaagtcagccaggatgttcgggaaactag